The Naumovozyma castellii chromosome 2, complete genome sequence ATGAGAAGTCCAAGCTTGCAGGTAGATAAGTGGATACGTAACTGGAACCGTCCTTATTAGACGATAAGGTTAGCACCACAAATAGGACCACACCTACCAAGGTAGTGTACCTCAATAGTCTCCTTGTCAAAAAGATTGCCATGTCGAGAGTGGGGCTGATGGTTAgattaaataaatacctgaaaagagaaattaGGTCTTGAAACTTAGTTTTGGAAAACCTCCAGTTTGAATTTATACTAAAAGTAAAATTTAACTTGTTCTTGGTAGTAAAAAGTAACGCGTTGCAAATCATGTTTCATCCCAGGGTAACGCGTCAGTTTTCCAAAATAAATGTACGTACAATAAAGACAAGATGGATGAGAATGGTGGCTGACGTGTGCCAAGATCGTATAGACTGTCGAGCCAGCATTATGTCTTATAACGGGATAGGTCTCAAATCTGCAAAGGGTTCATCCACGTCGGGCCACATACAGAAATCCTTGGCAAACAATACCGCCAGGATTAGTAAATCGAAGGACAAGGGTAATCAGACGAAAACTAACCCAAGATTGGTTCATCTTGAAAAGATCCAAAAAGTGGATGCCCTAGCAGATAAGAAGGTACTAAGTATCGTGTCACATATGACCAAGAGAGAAATCGAATTACGTGTCTCCGAATTAAGAGATAAActggaagatgaagacaAGCTCACTgatgaacaaattgatgaaaagtGCAATACTCTGCGAAAGACCCTGGTGGATGAGTCACAGGAACAACAACGGATCTCATCAATATACAAGAGTAGGACCACTCGAGAACAGAAAGAGGAAattaagaataaagaataGGAGCTTATTCTCCCGTACACAGTGATGATTAGGTAAGGCCGCTTATCAATTATGGATAGGATGATTGCATAAAACCCCACCCAATATAACCTTAGATATCCTTATTTAAACCTCGAAGAAGAGTAACTGCACTCTTTACTGTTCAGAGCAACTGCTATGGCACTAAAGATGTCCAGTAATTCATACGAACATGCCTCTTTGCTTCAACATCCAAAAAGGAAGCAGAAGAGAATTCTACCAACTACCATCGTTTTGATCATTTTGACGTTTATCATTTACAGATTaacatcaaataataatgaaccaTTTTTCGAGGCcaaatcaaagaagaaaaatgtcaTATTCTTTGTTTCTGATGGTATGGGTCCAGCATCTCTCTCATTGACAAGATCATTTAGACAGTACTCCCAAAATCTAACTATAGATGACATTTTAACTTTAGACAAGCATTTAATAGGCACATCAAGAACACGTTCTTCAGATTCTTTAATCACTGACTCGGCTGCAGGTGCCACTGCATTTTCTTGTGCATTGAAGACTTATAACAGTGCATGTGGGATTGACTCTAATAAAAACCCATGCGGAACCCTTTTAGAAGCTGCACATCTTGACGGTTTATTAACTGGGATGGTGGTCACAACCAGAATTACTGATGCTACACCGGCTGCATTTTCATCTCATGTAGATTATAGATTTCAGGAAGATTTAATCGCTGAGCATCAATTAGGGTACTATCCTTTGGGAAGAAGTGTGGATTTAATCATCGGTGGTGGTAGAACTCATTTCTACTCAACTGCCCCCGGGGGAAGTAGAAAGGATGGGAGAAACTTGATTGAGGAAGCCATCGATGATGGCTGGCAATACGTGGGAAACCGTGAACAATTCGATCAATTACAAATGGGTAAGAATGTAAGTTTACCATTGTTGGCACTATTAGCCGATGGTGATATCCCATTTGACCTTGATAGAGATGACACTAAGTATCCATCTTTGGAAGAACAAACATTAACAGCATTGAAGGCATTAAGTGAAGCAACTGAGGATTCAGATAAAGGGTTTTTCTTGTTAGTAGAAGGTTCAAGAATCGATCATGCAGGACATCAAAATGATCCTTCAGCCCAAGTAAGAGAAGT is a genomic window containing:
- the CWC21 gene encoding U2-type spliceosomal complex subunit CWC21 (ancestral locus Anc_8.503); this translates as MFHPRVTRQFSKINVRTIKTRWMRMVADVCQDRIDCRASIMSYNGIGLKSAKGSSTSGHIQKSLANNTARISKSKDKGNQTKTNPRLVHLEKIQKVDALADKKVLSIVSHMTKREIELRVSELRDKLEDEDKLTDEQIDEKCNTLRKTLVDESQEQQRISSIYKSRTTREQKEEIKNKE
- the PHO8 gene encoding alkaline phosphatase PHO8 (ancestral locus Anc_8.501), whose amino-acid sequence is MALKMSSNSYEHASLLQHPKRKQKRILPTTIVLIILTFIIYRLTSNNNEPFFEAKSKKKNVIFFVSDGMGPASLSLTRSFRQYSQNLTIDDILTLDKHLIGTSRTRSSDSLITDSAAGATAFSCALKTYNSACGIDSNKNPCGTLLEAAHLDGLLTGMVVTTRITDATPAAFSSHVDYRFQEDLIAEHQLGYYPLGRSVDLIIGGGRTHFYSTAPGGSRKDGRNLIEEAIDDGWQYVGNREQFDQLQMGKNVSLPLLALLADGDIPFDLDRDDTKYPSLEEQTLTALKALSEATEDSDKGFFLLVEGSRIDHAGHQNDPSAQVREVLAFDKAFNSALEFINDLDTETIILSTSDHETGGLVTARQVTKEYPDYVWYPSYLNNAKHSGEFLKSTVLSYNAEEHTMNEKEDFVRYEILENFLGIHDYQEEDVKELATMTNPIDIQRKINYMISYRAQIGWTTEGHSAVDVYIYGYSNRKTSWLQILENLQGNHENIEIGQFIKNYLKLDLDKVTKLVKDTDHSPKLSTKEVEELPLFDEYMHQLKNN